In Desulfovibrio sp. 86, the following proteins share a genomic window:
- the ybgF gene encoding tol-pal system protein YbgF, which produces MKKFFAVPLACVLLSTGCASTTQLRHVEGKEAANQKTLRETDQRLNALEQSVATLDSQVAQLKNRTFEVRTRGGQKTSMTVVPILPPAPAKPVPLAAAGASPESPGAAPASVPAGQRPPDVALGHNGPSAVTAPPVTAQPVAAQTASPAAVLPAAASAGSSAAAPQAAEPTSSSAKTSEKTLAAKGKETPPAAVAPETAGAPKGRVIDPAAPPRSFPQDSPSASVTAPGTVAATPAAASPAAASPAAANPSQGKAATAGPHGQVGTSNKTSQPANGAGTPSVGLPPVAAPEPVVPPAVSPTNFASQGANQPTVPASPASSGKGAPADGNAAVPVPSLPPSDLALPPEYPGLPPVEAPGAATPTPAPAPTARATAPTASTAPTVPAKPSPSAAAAPQAAKPAKNEKAAYDAALKFMTSGRSAEGITRFEGFLQEYPQGVYAANAEYWIGEGLYAQGKYQEALNQFRKVDASYPQHHKNADALLKTGMCLSRLGDKAAAAEAYKQLLARFPNSEAARTARSRGLAR; this is translated from the coding sequence ATGAAGAAATTTTTTGCTGTACCTCTGGCTTGCGTGCTTTTGTCCACGGGTTGCGCTTCAACAACGCAACTGCGCCATGTGGAAGGTAAAGAAGCGGCCAACCAGAAGACCCTGCGCGAAACCGATCAGCGTTTGAATGCTCTGGAGCAGAGCGTGGCCACTCTGGACAGCCAGGTGGCCCAACTCAAAAACAGAACATTTGAAGTGCGCACCCGTGGCGGCCAGAAGACCAGCATGACTGTCGTTCCCATCTTGCCGCCTGCCCCGGCGAAGCCCGTGCCGCTGGCGGCAGCGGGCGCGTCGCCGGAGTCCCCAGGCGCGGCCCCGGCCTCTGTTCCGGCTGGCCAACGCCCGCCTGATGTGGCGCTGGGACACAACGGGCCTTCGGCAGTGACCGCCCCGCCAGTAACTGCGCAGCCAGTCGCAGCCCAAACGGCTTCGCCAGCCGCAGTCCTGCCTGCCGCAGCTTCGGCGGGATCTTCTGCCGCAGCCCCCCAGGCGGCAGAACCAACGTCTTCTTCCGCAAAGACGAGTGAAAAAACGCTCGCCGCCAAGGGCAAGGAAACACCGCCCGCCGCCGTTGCGCCTGAAACTGCCGGTGCCCCCAAGGGGCGGGTTATCGATCCTGCGGCTCCGCCACGTTCTTTTCCCCAGGACTCCCCCTCTGCTTCGGTAACCGCACCTGGAACCGTCGCCGCAACGCCTGCCGCCGCCAGTCCTGCCGCTGCCAGTCCTGCCGCTGCCAACCCTTCTCAGGGTAAGGCCGCCACGGCTGGTCCCCATGGGCAGGTCGGCACATCAAACAAAACTTCTCAGCCTGCCAACGGGGCGGGAACGCCCAGTGTGGGCCTGCCGCCTGTGGCAGCCCCGGAACCCGTGGTGCCGCCTGCTGTCAGTCCGACAAATTTTGCAAGTCAAGGTGCGAATCAGCCCACTGTCCCCGCCAGCCCCGCCAGCTCTGGTAAGGGCGCTCCGGCGGACGGCAATGCGGCTGTGCCCGTGCCCTCCTTGCCGCCTTCCGATCTGGCTTTGCCGCCGGAATATCCCGGCCTGCCCCCTGTGGAAGCACCAGGTGCTGCCACGCCAACGCCCGCACCTGCTCCCACAGCACGGGCGACTGCTCCGACGGCCTCCACAGCCCCGACGGTCCCGGCAAAACCTTCGCCTTCTGCCGCTGCCGCGCCGCAAGCCGCCAAACCTGCGAAAAATGAAAAAGCCGCCTATGACGCGGCCCTTAAATTCATGACGTCCGGGCGCTCTGCCGAGGGCATAACCCGGTTCGAAGGTTTCCTTCAGGAATACCCGCAGGGCGTGTATGCGGCCAATGCCGAATACTGGATTGGCGAGGGCTTGTATGCGCAGGGCAAATATCAGGAAGCACTGAACCAGTTCCGCAAGGTTGACGCGTCCTATCCGCAGCACCACAAGAATGCCGATGCCCTGCTCAAAACCGGCATGTGCCTGAGCCGTCTTGGCGACAAGGCTGCGGCCGCCGAGGCGTACAAACAGTTGCTGGCGCGCTTCCCCAATTCCGAGGCCGCCCGGACCGCCCGGTCACGCGGACTGGCCCGCTAG
- a CDS encoding CgeB family protein, which yields MPPASLRILVILPMYGGSLPVGRYCARALEEMGHSVRTFEAPLMYPAFTGLQGLGLPPAQTTQLENSFLQVVAQAVWAQVQAQEPHLVLAMAQAPMGRSLLQRLRRAGVRTAMWFVEDHAIFQYWRAYAPLYDVFAVIQKQPFLDMLAEAGQANALYLPMAAQPDFHKPVALSPEEQREYGADIGFLGAGYPNRRLAFRPLLGRNFKIWGSDWEGENLLASHVQRGGARIGEEESVKIYNATKVNLNLHSSLQTTELVSQGDFVNPRTFELAAMNAFQLVDHRSLLADLFAPDELATFSTIEEFYAKLDYFLAHPEARSAYAAKARQRVLREHTYQQRMQRLLDFMADRLGPWADGGNGAQTRENAAGQNATSGSPERPLPKGLTPELSAELSAAMAYTVERLGLGPHADFDHVAAALRARSGVLDEMETCLLFLDEWRKQYAK from the coding sequence ATGCCTCCTGCCTCTCTGAGAATTCTTGTGATTTTGCCGATGTATGGCGGTTCCTTGCCCGTAGGAAGGTACTGCGCGCGCGCCTTGGAAGAGATGGGGCACAGCGTGCGGACTTTCGAAGCCCCGCTCATGTATCCGGCCTTTACGGGATTGCAGGGGCTTGGGTTGCCTCCGGCCCAGACCACGCAACTGGAAAATTCCTTTCTTCAGGTTGTGGCCCAGGCCGTGTGGGCGCAGGTGCAGGCGCAGGAGCCGCATCTGGTTCTGGCCATGGCCCAGGCTCCCATGGGGCGCAGCCTCCTTCAGCGACTGCGGCGCGCCGGCGTGCGCACGGCCATGTGGTTTGTTGAAGACCATGCTATTTTTCAATACTGGCGCGCCTACGCCCCCTTGTACGATGTTTTTGCCGTTATCCAGAAGCAGCCTTTTCTGGATATGCTGGCTGAGGCAGGTCAGGCCAACGCGCTCTATCTGCCCATGGCCGCACAGCCCGATTTTCATAAGCCAGTGGCCCTCAGCCCTGAAGAACAACGGGAGTATGGCGCGGATATCGGATTTTTGGGTGCAGGCTATCCCAATCGCCGGTTGGCCTTCAGGCCCTTGCTGGGCCGCAATTTCAAAATCTGGGGTTCTGACTGGGAAGGCGAAAACCTGCTGGCCTCTCATGTGCAGCGTGGCGGCGCGCGCATTGGGGAAGAGGAAAGCGTAAAGATCTATAATGCCACCAAGGTGAATCTCAATCTGCATTCCAGCCTGCAGACGACAGAACTTGTAAGTCAGGGCGATTTTGTCAATCCGCGTACCTTCGAACTGGCAGCCATGAACGCTTTTCAGCTTGTGGACCACCGCAGTTTGCTGGCTGACCTTTTTGCCCCCGATGAACTGGCGACATTTTCCACCATTGAAGAGTTTTATGCCAAGCTTGACTATTTTCTCGCGCATCCCGAAGCGCGGAGCGCATATGCCGCAAAGGCGCGGCAACGGGTGTTGCGTGAGCATACCTATCAGCAGCGCATGCAGCGCCTGCTGGACTTCATGGCCGATCGCCTTGGACCCTGGGCCGATGGGGGGAACGGAGCGCAAACGCGCGAAAACGCGGCCGGACAAAATGCCACGTCCGGCTCCCCGGAGCGGCCTTTGCCTAAGGGATTGACGCCGGAACTGTCGGCAGAACTGAGCGCTGCCATGGCCTATACCGTGGAGCGTCTGGGCCTTGGCCCCCATGCGGATTTTGACCATGTTGCCGCAGCGCTGAGGGCCCGCTCCGGCGTGCTTGATGAAATGGAAACCTGCCTGCTGTTCTTGGACGAATGGCGCAAGCAGTACGCAAAATAA
- a CDS encoding glycosyltransferase family 9 protein, with protein MATFLVIQAARFGDVVQTGRLLRTLERRGQVHLAVDAGLSALARLIYPFATVHGLALHGCQEQEVLEKNIRVLSGWRSTEFTTVYNCNFSGLTAALCRMFAPETVVGYRPAADGIWRSPWARMAFQLSGQRVLSSLNLVDFWGHFTNDPLPPAEVNPVAAPGGQGIGVVLAGRESRRSLPVPLLAEVVRTAFSAMGGPRVRLLGSSAEKNVARKLQKLLPPKMLDRVEDLSGKTDWPGLVDAVSGLDALITPDTGSMHLAAHLGVPVLAFFLSSAFAHETGPYGQGHLVWQAERHCVPCLESAPCPYDTACLEPFCSQALLRSLTLALTEGTERAALPEGLQLWRSCVDSLGAVLHLVAGADRHAARRAQVREFLASYLDVPFVPSADEAESITISGEANSGLAWLFDEWLCRDTDWMLPPGRYC; from the coding sequence ATGGCGACATTTTTGGTCATTCAGGCAGCACGCTTTGGCGATGTGGTGCAAACCGGGCGTTTGCTGCGCACTCTTGAGCGGCGTGGCCAGGTGCATCTGGCTGTTGATGCTGGCCTGTCTGCCCTTGCGCGCCTGATCTACCCGTTTGCCACAGTACACGGTCTTGCTTTGCACGGCTGCCAGGAGCAGGAAGTTCTGGAAAAAAATATCCGGGTTCTGTCAGGCTGGCGCAGCACGGAATTCACCACCGTATATAACTGCAATTTTTCCGGTCTGACGGCGGCCCTGTGCCGTATGTTCGCCCCAGAAACTGTTGTGGGCTACAGACCTGCTGCCGACGGCATATGGCGCTCCCCGTGGGCCAGAATGGCCTTTCAGCTGAGCGGCCAGCGCGTGCTTTCATCGCTGAATCTTGTGGATTTTTGGGGCCATTTCACCAATGATCCTCTTCCGCCAGCCGAAGTTAATCCCGTGGCCGCCCCTGGCGGGCAGGGGATAGGCGTGGTGCTGGCGGGACGTGAATCCCGCCGTTCGCTGCCCGTGCCACTGCTGGCTGAAGTGGTGCGTACGGCTTTTTCCGCCATGGGCGGCCCCAGGGTGCGCCTGCTCGGCTCCAGTGCGGAAAAAAACGTGGCGCGCAAACTGCAGAAGCTGTTGCCGCCCAAGATGCTGGACAGGGTGGAAGACCTCAGCGGCAAAACCGACTGGCCGGGCCTTGTTGACGCGGTCAGCGGGCTGGACGCCCTGATAACGCCGGATACGGGCAGCATGCACCTGGCCGCGCACCTTGGCGTGCCTGTTCTGGCCTTTTTTCTGTCTTCAGCCTTCGCGCATGAAACAGGGCCGTACGGACAGGGGCATCTTGTCTGGCAGGCCGAGCGGCATTGCGTCCCGTGCCTGGAGTCGGCCCCATGCCCCTACGACACGGCCTGTCTTGAGCCTTTTTGCAGTCAGGCCCTGCTGCGCTCATTGACGCTGGCCCTGACAGAAGGAACGGAACGGGCGGCTTTACCCGAAGGTTTGCAGCTATGGCGCAGTTGCGTGGATTCTCTTGGCGCCGTGCTGCATCTCGTGGCCGGGGCCGACAGGCATGCGGCCAGACGTGCGCAGGTGCGGGAATTTTTGGCCTCATACCTGGATGTGCCCTTTGTGCCGTCGGCGGACGAGGCTGAGAGCATCACTATTTCTGGGGAGGCCAATTCTGGCCTTGCCTGGCTGTTTGACGAATGGTTGTGCCGCGATACGGATTGGATGCTGCCGCCCGGCAGATACTGCTGA
- a CDS encoding precorrin-2 dehydrogenase/sirohydrochlorin ferrochelatase family protein: protein METFAPKTPMYPLFLSLSGLDCLLVGLGQVGQRKLAGLLACDPASVLVLERNDPPAQDASLQDMLRDNRVRFERRTCTTDDIRGKTLVFAATGDVDENRRIAALCRSLGVLCNCASTPEEGNFQVPAVARRAPLAAALSTGGASPALARRWKDELAQWLAPRARMATLMGRLRPLVLALGVETGQNTQLFRSLAVSPLQQWLEAGDIESCRQCLLAELPAELHVHIAELLYDLP from the coding sequence ATGGAAACTTTCGCGCCCAAAACTCCCATGTATCCGCTCTTTCTTAGCCTCAGCGGGCTGGATTGCCTGCTGGTCGGGTTGGGACAGGTCGGGCAGCGGAAACTGGCTGGCCTTCTGGCCTGCGATCCGGCATCGGTTCTGGTGCTGGAGCGCAACGATCCGCCAGCCCAGGACGCTTCCCTGCAAGATATGTTGCGGGATAACCGCGTACGCTTTGAGCGCCGAACCTGCACGACGGACGACATACGCGGTAAAACCCTGGTGTTTGCCGCTACGGGCGATGTGGATGAAAACCGTCGCATTGCAGCATTGTGCCGCAGCCTGGGCGTACTGTGCAATTGCGCCAGCACACCGGAAGAAGGAAATTTTCAGGTTCCGGCTGTGGCCCGGCGCGCTCCCCTTGCTGCGGCCCTGTCCACAGGCGGCGCAAGCCCCGCCCTGGCCAGGCGCTGGAAAGACGAACTGGCCCAATGGCTGGCCCCGCGTGCCCGCATGGCGACCCTCATGGGCAGGTTGCGTCCTCTGGTTCTTGCCTTGGGCGTCGAGACAGGGCAGAATACACAGTTGTTTCGAAGTTTGGCAGTCTCCCCGCTTCAGCAGTGGCTTGAAGCCGGCGATATTGAGAGCTGCCGACAGTGCCTGCTGGCCGAACTGCCGGCGGAATTGCACGTTCATATAGCGGAGTTACTTTATGATCTCCCCTGA